The genomic stretch GAACCTTTTTCAATGAGAGAATAATCATGTCGCGTGATTTACGGGTATACGTAAAAatcggaagaaaattttatcggaCTTTGAGTAATTAGAACAGTGCAACGGATCGCAATGATTAATCTGAGATCGTAAAACGCCGGATAAGGTTGGATGATCGACAAAgcaaaaattgttgaaaaacagttgaaaatcataatttcAAATGCACGCAACTCGCTATCGGTTCAAAAAAGAATACATCATGCTAGAAACGTAAACGTCAAAGCTAGacgtaaaaattgtaaacagCAATAAAACTTGACGGGTAAATTAACTGCGCGTTTGAACAATATTAACTCGCTAATCCAACGATTCTCCTGCAGTTTCACGTTTCATCTCGACAGCGTAACATCGGAACGCAATTGCGTCTTGGGCCGAGTTTCAGCTCCGGCCTCGACGCTCTTGAACAAGGAGAAAATGGCTTCCAATTGGATCTTGCTCATGACCATCGGTCTCCAACTCTTTACCGGGTCAATCTGCACCGTCTCTGATGAGCCCGCCTTCTGCAGCGCTGAATTTGTGTAAGAATTCATCAACTGTTTGCTCAAATTTGCGAATTAGCACCGTAGTTTGTGATACCTACAGGTCcttgaattgaaattcaatgatGACCACCATAATGAGAAATTCGTTGTGACGTGGGAAAGTATGAACTGATCTACGtagatataaattttctcagtaCCTAATCCGATCAAGACATGTATAATTCATAGACGCGCATAGATCTAATCAGATATAAATATCAGATGGACAAAATTTGGATGTAATTACAGCTATTCATTTTTCCTCGTGAAAGGTTTCCATTCGTGATccatggttaaaaaaaaaaaaaaaaaaaaagtaacgataaGGAAACGCggcaaattcgattttccaGGCTGAAGCACATCTTCCTGCTGGTCCCATCGCGGGATGAGCTGCCCCACCTGACTAGATACTTGAGCTTGATCCGGTCGGTGACGATAGCGAGAAACCCGGACGATGATAGTCTGGTGCACGTGATGAGCGACCCGGAGGACAGGGAGGCCATATATCGACACACGATTGAGCGCAACGTTTACGTGTCGCAGACGCCGTACTGCGTGCCGAAGACGGAGTTCTCGGCACTGCAGGAACAGCGAGCGAACCGAACGCTGTTGGAAAAGCTGCGAGGAAGCAACGTGTTGGGGAACCTGATAGACCGGGAACCAGCGACGGACGACGAGCGGACGGCGACGAAGGAGCAGAACGGGGCGATGATGCGGTTGCTGAAAAACGGTCGTCTGCCGAGTTTCTCCCGACGGTTTATCAGGGCGGCCGACGCGACGCCGCTTGGAAAACAGTCGAACGCGGCTGAGCCCAGTCCGGGTCACGTGATGGCAGCAGCGACCAATGGGATAGCGGCTCGCGTGGCGCGTTATCAGATGAGGGCGAGCGCGGAGAGCGTGCCGCACTCGCGGTTGGTGAAACGTCAAGACGACGACGTTGTTACGACCCCCGTCACGACGACGGTGGACATCACAGCGACGGAGGGCGCAGGGCCCACACTAACGCCACCACCCccgccgccaccgccgccgccgctaCCGAACAGATCGAACCAAAATCAGGGAAAGGGAAAATGGCAAGGCGGGAAGCGGGACGGCGTCAGGAACCCCCAATCTGCGGTGAAATCGCAGAAGTCGCATGTCCACGGTAATCAAAAACGCACTACATCTTTACCCGAGTCGCTGAAGGCCAGGGGAAAGGTTTCCAACCGAAAGTCGCCGAACAGGGAAGAGGGAAAGGGCAGGGGAATTGGCCACAAACAAGGAGCCCAGGGAAAGCATGTCGTACCGCCTTCCGACGAGGACGATGCAAATCGCTCGGCCGACGAACTCGTGAACGATATCGGCTTGTCGACCGATGCGGCCCCGTGGTTGATTCAGTGCATCGCGGAGGCACCCGATACTAATCACAATCTGTCTGATCATCTTTATAAAATGTTCAGGTATGCCAAGAGAATGGAAAATCAAAAGAGAAAGGGGTAACCGTATTCCTATGATGTCTCGTTTCTGTTTATTGTATGACAATTAATTTACGTTTTATTAAtatcgtataaaatatatatatatatatatatacagatatatatatatatatatatatatatatgtatgtatgtacaactATATCTGCAAACTTAACAATTCTCgtttatatatacgtataatgaatcgagaagaaatataatttatatacgttaGTTTTTTTGCACATCTTGTACCTTACAGTCGCTTTTGAACGCGGTCGGATTTGTAGTCAGCGTGTAACGAGACAATCGCTGACTCTTATTGCAGAGCTGCCGAAATCATGCTGAGCGTCCGAATtggtcgaaattttttatcctctccGGTTATATATCTCGTAGTCTTCTTATAGGTAGAATTGCTAGATAGTAACGGTGGATTAGTAACAATACGGGCATCTGCGATTAATGCGCGGCCTTCGTCCGAGTCGCCTagaaaaagtatgaaaaataaaaaaagaaacacgaacaaataatatataatgcGTATAGTACAATTAATGATAACTACGATTATGAATATGTGTGTATTAAAATGTATAACTTCAGTTCTCAGATTCACTTAACTAATGATTAACACTAAACCTTATATCGTATCAATAACATTCTGCGATACTACACTGCTATACTTGACGGGATCCTATACTACATGTCTTGTATCCTTGGGATAAATGGTACACATAAAAATATACTCCCGATTTAACATTTGAATTACTGAAACACAACGCGCAGCGACAATTTATGGATCCGAGATTAGTTTACTGATCGTAAGTCGTTGTGACATGAAGAGTGAAGCACCGAAGttaattcttcaaaattattaaaacgATCATGTTCTTCGAATACTTTCtcagtaaaaaatttcagaacttGACTCACTTCAATACTGACGAAAGTGACGAGACCAAGAGAATGTATGTCAAAAATGTAAACGGAACTGCAGGTGCAAATTTTGCGAACCCTGGGGGAAAATAAACATGGCTACCATTGATTCCATTAggttggaattttattttagcGATGCAATCTTTCCCCGTGATCTATGATATGGAGTCCTTTTTTTGGACAGACGAAACGATGGGAAGATTTGAGTAGTTATGATTTCGAATACCAACGGcagtagaaaaattgagaatttagCCTGTAGAATTCACTACAAATGGCGCAACGATATTCATCTTATACcatcattattttttgagCGTAATAGATGACCGATCTCCACCCttggaaagagaaaataaattaaatgacAAAGTATAGAACAATCGTGAGCACTATGTATTCGATATTGGCCATAACCAACTCGCCGGCACTCGGTGAGGGTTCGC from Neodiprion virginianus isolate iyNeoVirg1 chromosome 3, iyNeoVirg1.1, whole genome shotgun sequence encodes the following:
- the LOC124300131 gene encoding uncharacterized protein LOC124300131, whose protein sequence is MASNWILLMTIGLQLFTGSICTVSDEPAFCSAEFVLKHIFLLVPSRDELPHLTRYLSLIRSVTIARNPDDDSLVHVMSDPEDREAIYRHTIERNVYVSQTPYCVPKTEFSALQEQRANRTLLEKLRGSNVLGNLIDREPATDDERTATKEQNGAMMRLLKNGRLPSFSRRFIRAADATPLGKQSNAAEPSPGHVMAAATNGIAARVARYQMRASAESVPHSRLVKRQDDDVVTTPVTTTVDITATEGAGPTLTPPPPPPPPPPLPNRSNQNQGKGKWQGGKRDGVRNPQSAVKSQKSHVHGNQKRTTSLPESLKARGKVSNRKSPNREEGKGRGIGHKQGAQGKHVVPPSDEDDANRSADELVNDIGLSTDAAPWLIQCIAEAPDTNHNLSDHLYKMFRYAKRMENQKRKG